Proteins co-encoded in one Epinephelus moara isolate mb chromosome 11, YSFRI_EMoa_1.0, whole genome shotgun sequence genomic window:
- the LOC126397919 gene encoding gamma-crystallin N-B codes for MNRVNSIRVESGAWICFDHPDFKGQQYILEHGEYPEFQRWNSHNDHMGSCKPIRMHGEHYRIELFEACNFSGQCVEICDDCPFLQSRGFSKNCINSVKVYGDGAWVMYEEPNFRGRMYIVERGDYCSHNEWQAQNPNIQSIRRVVNYF; via the exons ATGAACAG ggtgAACTCCATCCGTGTGGAGAGCGGCGCCTGGATCTGCTTCGACCACCCCGACTTCAAGGGCCAGCAGTACATCCTGGAGCACGGAGAGTACCCAGAGTTCCAGAGGTGGAACTCTCACAATGACCACATGGGATCCTGCAAGCCCATCCGCATG CATGGAGAGCACTACCGCATTGAGCTGTTTGAGGCCTGTAACTTCTCTGGTCAGTGTGTGGAGATCTGTGATGACTGTCCCTTCCTGCAGAGCCGTGGCTTCTCCAAGAACTGCATCAACTCCGTCAAGGTCTACGGAGACGGAGC CTGGGTGATGTACGAGGAGCCAAACTTCCGTGGTCGCATGTACATTGTGGAGCGTGGAGACTACTGCAGCCACAATGAGTGGCAGGCCCAGAACCCCAACATCCAGTCCATCCGCAGGGTCGTCAACTACTTCTAA